A region of the Cannabis sativa cultivar Pink pepper isolate KNU-18-1 chromosome 3, ASM2916894v1, whole genome shotgun sequence genome:
attggaagatcataccaTTTAAAAGGTCGATTCTATAGACACCAATACGCTTCCGCTACtctctaatttattatttcattcTCATAAATTAAATAGGGTTTAGATCCAGATTACAGTATTTTACATATCCATTTTTATAGATGCTGTTACTATTAAACtccttaaattaatatatagggatatgattttgtcccgtgatgtacttttacggaatgtattttgtggtacattagatgggtctcaaggtacattaaatgagtgtcaggatACGTTTCTACtctttaaccctaattacccctagatcaatctcagccgtcagatcaaataactctctcatttgacggctgccgtacatcacagattacaatccgtgaaagtacaatccCTATAAATTATATGCTAAATTTAGATAGAGAGTGAATGTATATTGGACAACctacttttatattttaataaaatataatataataatatttttaattaatgaataaaaaaaatatttctcaaTTCAATTTTGTgcaattcaattcaattatttCCAGTCAAATCCAATACAATTCTACATACCAAATGGTTTTTGGACAAATATGGGAAATCCATGTCTAGATTAAagcataaaacaaaataaataaataaataaattaaacaccGAGCCTGCGTATTGCGGCGAGGACAATGGACAATCGGCGATGGACGATGCTGGTCTgccaccgcaccgcaccgcagtCAACACCACCTGATGCTGAAATTAGCCTCAAAGGTCACTTCAATTCAAGATTTACTTCCATTTTGTAATTGCTCTTTTCCTGAGATTTATTGACATCGATGCATTGCAAAAGATTTTGGATATCTTTAATTGAACTGTATTGATTCTTGTTGGTCAATTCTTAGAGGTTAAAGTTAAACGgatcataaatacagagaaagATTTAGACTTTGAAGACTTTGATACAAAATGCTCCCGAAATTGCAGAAAGCCATGGGCTTTTCCCTTCCAAAACCTAATCCATTTGCTTTGCAACGTTACCTTCTTCTACTTAGCTCGCAAGGGACAGAGACAACTGTTGAGATTGAACCCCGCAAACAAATTCAGCATCAATCTGATTACGAGACGTCCGAGCAGGACATAACTCAGGTGAGAAAGATTCTCCATAAAAGGTTATTCTCTTCAACCGAAGAAGTAGCTCAAGATCTTAATAGGTGTGGTTTAACTTTATCAGATAGTATAGTACAACACTTCTTAATGCGATTCAGCAATGAATGGATCTTGGCTTTTGATTTTTTCAACTGGGCACAAACTCAAACTGATTATAAGCATTCCCCagaatcatataatttaatggtTGATATATTGGGGAAAGCTAAGAAGTTCGAGCTTTTGtgggatttgattgatgaaatgAACAGTTTGGGGGATGGTTACATTTCGTTTCTCACAATGACAAAGGTCATTAGGAGGCTTGTAAGAGCTAACATGTTTAAGGAAGCCATGGATGTTTTTAGGGGAATTGAGAGATTTGGGATAAGCAAGGACACTTCAATGTTGAACATTCTTATGGATTCATTTGTTAATAGTGATAGTGTTGACCATGCCCAACAAGTTTTCTTGGAGTTTAAGGATTCATTACCTGTGAATACACAAACTTTCAACATTTTAATACAGGGGTGGTGTAAAGCTGGTAAGGTTGGTACTGCTAGGAAGATTATGGAGGAAATGGAGAGACATGGGTGTCAACCCAATGCTCTTTCTTACACTTGTTTAGCTAGATTTTACTGTGACAAAAAGGATTTTCGAAAACTTAATGGTATTCTGAATGAAATGAAGATCAAAGATTGTACCCCAACTGTTGCTACATACACCACTTTAATGTGTCTTTTAGGGAAGTCGAAACAGATAAATGAAGCTTTGGAGATTTACAAGAGGATGAACGAGAGTGATTGTGCTCCCGACACTTCTTCTTTCAACTCTTTGATTTTCATTCTTGGCAAAGCTGGAAGGTTGAAAGATGCCGAAGAGGTGTTTAA
Encoded here:
- the LOC115709183 gene encoding pentatricopeptide repeat-containing protein At3g22670, mitochondrial — its product is MLKLASKKAMGFSLPKPNPFALQRYLLLLSSQGTETTVEIEPRKQIQHQSDYETSEQDITQVRKILHKRLFSSTEEVAQDLNRCGLTLSDSIVQHFLMRFSNEWILAFDFFNWAQTQTDYKHSPESYNLMVDILGKAKKFELLWDLIDEMNSLGDGYISFLTMTKVIRRLVRANMFKEAMDVFRGIERFGISKDTSMLNILMDSFVNSDSVDHAQQVFLEFKDSLPVNTQTFNILIQGWCKAGKVGTARKIMEEMERHGCQPNALSYTCLARFYCDKKDFRKLNGILNEMKIKDCTPTVATYTTLMCLLGKSKQINEALEIYKRMNESDCAPDTSSFNSLIFILGKAGRLKDAEEVFNDMPKKGAMPDEVTFNTLIFCYCDHLQEEKALKLLQKMEDIGFKPDLKTYAALLKMSCSKKRMKLIYFLLNHMYNNNISIDVSIYSVLISGLCKSERVEHACSFFKEMISKEFLPQDGLYDRLREALEAKNMVEEKEKIEKLMLMAKKRRTVS